A single region of the Schizosaccharomyces osmophilus chromosome 3, complete sequence genome encodes:
- a CDS encoding ribose-phosphate pyrophosphokinase gives MASNSIKIFAGNSHPELAEKVAKRIGLSLGKAAVVQYSNRETSVTIGESVRDEDVFILQTGCGSINDHLMELLIMINACRSASARRITAIIPCFPYARQDKKDKSRAPITARLVANMLQTAGCNHIITMDLHASQIQGFFNVPVDNLYAEPSVLRYIREKINTSVNPAVIVSPDAGGAKRATALADRLDLDFALIHKERQKANEVSRMVLVGDVRDKLAILVDDMADTCGTLGLAAKTLKDNGAKAVYAIVTHGILSGKAIRVINDSALEKVICTNTIPHDDKRRICDKIETIDISGVLAECIRRIHHGESVSVLFSVAPA, from the exons ATGGCATCCAATTCTATCAAGATTTTTGCGGGAAACTCTCATCCTGAACTTGCTGAGAAGGTTGCAAAACG AATTGGACTTAGCTTGGGAAAAGCTGCCGTCGTTCAGTACTCGAATCGTGAAACTTCCGTCACTATTGGAGAATCTGTTCGAGATGAAGATGTCTTTATCCTCCAAACAGGTTGTGGCTCCATCAACGACCACTTGATGGAGTTGCTTATTATGATAAATGCTTGTCGTTCAGCTAGTGCTCGTCGTATTACTGCTATCATCCCTTGTTTTCCTTATGCTCGTCAAGACAAGAAGGACAAAAGTCGTGCCCCTATTACTGCGCGCCTTGTTGCCAATATGTTGCAAACCGCTGGTTGTAATCATATAATTACCATGGATCTTCATGCTTCTCAAATTCAAGGGTTCTTTAATGTCCCTGTGGATAACCTTTATGCAGAGCCATCTGTCTTACGTTATATCCgtgaaaaaatcaatacAAGCGTCAATCCTGCAGTGATCGTCTCTCCTGATGCAGGTGGTGCTAAGCGTGCGACTGCCTTGGCCGACCGCTTAGATTTGGACTTTGCGTTGATTcacaaagaaagacaaaaagcCAACGAAGTTTCTCGTATGGTTTTGGTTGGTGATGTCCGTGATAAGCTAGCCATCTTGGTTGATGACATGGCTGACACTTGCGGTACTCTTGGTTTGGCTGCTAAGACATTAAAAGACAACGGTGCAAAGGCTGTGTATGCTATTGTCACTCATGGTATTTTGAGTGGCAAAGCTATCCGTGTCATCAATGATAGTGCTTTAGAGAAGGTTATTTGCACTAACACCATCCCTCATGATGATAAGCGCAGAATTTGCGACAAAATTGAAACGATCGATATTTCTGGTGTTTTAGCTGAATGTATCCGTCGCATCCATCATGGCGAAAgtgtttctgttttatttaGCGTTGCTCCTGCGTAG
- a CDS encoding pyridoxamine/pyridoxine/pyridoxal transmembrane transporter: MSSEGSSDILKKDGSIRESEDSVSIPSVIRPSIAKSDNIDSYDYQESSDYALRLEEITTNHPAHPQNWTTWKKAWLIVLTTSLQAYVFWTPNFYSGVSSEVSEEWNLSSQTSLLGQSMFLLGVALGPLVLGPLSDLVGRKFVYIGSLLVYICFNVSCALAINYPQLVISMFILGAVGSTTLANVAGGVADLLRSEHSNWGMYMFIFMCSVSSIGSPMGTAVSENPKLGWRWLYWINVIVGGFFLLVLAFSPETLPVIVVERHEARQNNKPVSMFPRLTFKTLIKNTYFILSVALKIFFTEPIVTSLGIYNGFVNGLLYFFLQAIWPVYVDIYKMSDMAASSTYLAAIPACIILLWLEPLQSWLYRRDKRINKKSRPEARFKMTIALVWGFPVGIFMFAFCTKPSIHYIVSLIALTIFNMADYHIWQAMLLYITDSYPSVSASAVAAFELPSNLGSTAFVHLSALMFSRMNIHWATAVIGFVSLPLIALIYVLYFFGHRIRSRSKLATRHFIQLDS, encoded by the exons ATGTCTTCTGAAGGGTCAAGtgatattttaaaaaag GACGGTTCTATTCGTGAGTCAGAAGATTCAGTATCGATTCCCTCCGTTATTCGGCCTTCCATCGCAAAGTCGGATAACATAGATTCCTATGATTATCAAGAAAGTTCGGACTATGCTCTACGGCTAGAGGAGATCACCACCAATCACCCAGCCCATCCTCAGAATTGGACAACTTGGAAGAAAGCATGGTTGATCGTTCTGACGACCTCTTTACAGGCATATGTCTTTTGGACGCCAAATTTCTATAGTGGTGTTTCATCCGAAGTTAGCGAAGAATGGAACCTTTCCTCACAGACATCTTTGCTGGGTCAAAGTATGTTTTTGCTCGGTGTCGCTTTGGGCCCCCTTGTGCTGGGTCCACTGTCCGATTTGGTGGgaagaaaatttgtttacatcgGCTCATTGTTGGTTTATATATGTTTTAACGTTTCGTGCGCATTGGCAATCAATTATCCTCAGCTTGTCATTTCCATGTTCATTCTCGGTGCGGTTGGATCCACTACATTAGCCAATGTAGCCGGTGGTGTCGCTGATCTATTGAGAAGCGAACATTCCAATTGGGGTATGTACATGTTCATTTTCATGTGCTCGGTTTCAAGCATCGGTTCTCCAATGGGTACTGCTGTTTCCGAAAATCCAAAACTGGGTTGGCGATGGCTTTATTGGATTAATGTTATTGTAGGAGGATTTTTTCTACTTGTTTTAGCATTCTCTCCAGAAACGCTTCCTGTAATCGTAGTTGAACGACACGAAGCTCGtcaaaacaacaaaccTGTGTCCATGTTCCCCAGACTAACTTTCAAAACCTTAATCAAAAACACATACTTTATTTTATCAGTGGCTCtgaaaatctttttcacaGAGCCCATCGTTACATCCTTAGGGATCTACAACGGTTTCGTAAATGGTCTTTTatacttctttttgcaaGCTATTTGGCCCGTCTATGTAGATATCTACAAGATGTCCGACATGGCTGCTTCTTCCACTTATTTGGCCGCAATACCTGCTTGCATTATCCTCTTGTGGCTCGAACCCCTTCAGAGCTGGCTCTATCGCCGTGATAAACgcataaacaagaaatctAGACCAGAAGCAAGATTTAAGATGACAATAGCTTTGGTATGGGGATTTCCCGTCGGTATTTTCATGTTTGCATTCTGTACCAAACCAAGCATTCATTATATCGTCTCTTTAATTGCCCTTACCATTTTTAACATGGCCGACTATCATATCTGGCAGGCAATGCTTTTATACATCACAGATTCTTATCCAAGCGTTTCCGCTTCCGCTGTTGCTGCTTTTGAGCTTCCCTCCAACCTGGGCAGTACTGCCTTTGTTCACCTTAGCGCACTCATGTTCAGCCGAATGAATATTCACTGGGCTACTGCAGTGATTGgtttcgtttctttaccTTTAATTGCTTTGATTTATGTCCTGTACTTTTTTGGACATCGCATTCGCTCTCGAAGCAAGCTTGCTACCCGTCATTTTATCCAACTGGATTCTTAG
- the fzr3 gene encoding meiotic fizzy-related APC coactivator Fzr3, which yields MEIRKKQTLKSPGRLWRITKIRRNTTLNKTRVKNRKESKPKTNQPIISIKKCLDRFIPSNANSEAFRILDNSQHGRKHKHKEDALPKMLNLNLSGVLNYKTLDKRENRTSKRLTDFSARQLPGTPTTQGHLDHFQERRIRSLIHPYQGAIHESPIRILEAPGLLDDFYISPLAWSNHGELAVALRQHVYLWDELYGTTILEMRHTDYVVSSLAYSEDGNYLAIARVNGSVEIWDRQYLTETHEYCFQHEGDISCMAWSPTNSTLLVGGSMGSIYVYHKTKSMMCRLYTIKHVHQEQVCGLEWNYDGTQFASGGNDNLVCVFDMNALDAPKYFWSHSAAVKALAFCPWQKSLLAIGTGSNDQHIYFYDTFRGHLISRLFCGAQITSIIWSRRYKELCFSLGYAYEGNIASVIVCRWPQLTRVFQVPFCSAEEFHQDLRTIMAIHTHRKRSKNDWEEGEFIVVANTDQTVKFYKIWGLESQAVHNDQVLFQEGIFGSHILEMLEGVPENKLLKGLR from the coding sequence ATGGAAAtcagaaagaaacaaacgcTAAAATCTCCCGGAAGACTCTGGAGAATCACgaaaataagaagaaaCACGActttaaacaaaacacGCGTCAAAAACCGAAAAGAGAGCAAACCTAAAACTAATCAACCCATTATAAGTATAAAGAAATGTTTAGATAGATTTATTCCTTCCAATGCCAATTCAGAAGCATTTCGGATTCTTGATAATTCGCAGCatggaagaaaacataaacataagGAGGACGCCTTGCCAAAGATGTTAAACTTAAACCTCAGTGGAGTCTTAAACTATAAAACCTTAgacaaaagagaaaatcGCACTTCGAAACGGCTTACTGACTTTTCTGCGAGACAACTCCCAGGAACCCCTACTACGCAAGGTCACTTAGATCACTTTCAGGAACGACGGATTCGTTCGCTAATACACCCATATCAAGGTGCAATTCATGAATCTCCTATTCGTATCCTGGAGGCCCCAGGCTTGCTCGATGATTTTTACATTTCGCCATTGGCCTGGTCAAACCACGGTGAACTGGCCGTCGCATTGAGACAGCATGTGTACCTTTGGGATGAGTTGTACGGTACGACTATACTGGAAATGCGGCATACAGATTATGTAGTGAGCAGCCTAGCCTATTCCGAAGATGGAAATTATCTTGCAATTGCTCGTGTTAATGGATCTGTTGAAATCTGGGATCGACAATATTTAACTGAAACACATGAATACTGCTTTCAGCATGAAGGTGATATAAGTTGCATGGCTTGGAGCCCTACCAACTCAACTCTGTTGGTTGGTGGAAGCATGGGCAGCATATATGTATatcataaaacaaaaagtatgATGTGCCGGCTTTATACAATCAAGCACGTGCATCAAGAGCAAGTGTGCGGACTTGAGTGGAATTACGATGGGACACAGTTCGCCAGTGGGGGAAACGATAACTTAGTTTGCGTCTTTGACATGAACGCACTGGATGCGCCAAAATATTTCTGGAGCCATTCTGCAGCAGTTAAAGCGCTTGCCTTTTGTCCTTGGCAAAAATCTCTTTTGGCAATAGGGACTGGATCAAACGATCAgcatatttatttctatgATACCTTTCGAGGACATTTGATTTCCAGACTCTTTTGTGGAGCCCAAATCACGTCCATCATTTGGTCTCGAAGATACAAAGAACTTTGTTTCAGTCTTGGATACGCGTACGAAGGAAATATTGCATCGGTAATTGTTTGCAGATGGCCGCAGTTAACGCGGGTATTCCAGGTACCCTTTTGCTCTGCAGAGGAGTTCCATCAAGACCTTAGGACCATCATGGCCATTCACACACACCGTAAACGTTCTAAAAATGACTGGGAAGAAGGAGAGTTCATTGTTGTAGCTAACACTGATCAAACAGTGAAGTTTTATAAGATTTGGGGCCTAGAATCTCAAGCCGTCCACAATGATCAAGTATTATTTCAAGAAGGTATATTTGGGAGTCACATTTTAGAAATGCTAGAAGGTGTGCCGGAAAATAAACTGTTAAAAGGCCTtcgataa
- the mug163 gene encoding mitochondrial protein, C6orf136-like protein, producing the protein MNCWSPRMLFSCSKSIQFSFTNPTQLISLKVLSKGFSNKRFAHSGLYNVETGKTIRILQDRVPLLPQKALPDEVLSRNIELNLFPYHLNLPKIEGLVIYRLVFKTARILLASAYSDGVKKTIDIESQVHTPLSPKSTRYTMKCHWIASYSDEYNCIFHFDINSKGLIYRHIIENLERKKAGHIARIPALEPGTFE; encoded by the exons ATGAATTGTTGGTCCCCTAGAATGCTGTTCTCTTGTAGTAAATCAATCCAGTTCTCGTTTACAAACCCAACTCAGCtcatttctttgaaagttCTATCGAAAGGGTTTTCAAACAAACGATTCGCTCATTCAGGGTTGTATAATGTGGAAACTGGAAAAA CAATCAGGATCCTTCAAGATCGAGTACCCCTCTTGCCCCAAAAAGCTCTTCCGGATGAAGTATTAAGTCGAAACATTGAATTAAATTTGTTTCCCTATCACTTGAAccttccaaaaattgaaggTCTGGTGATTTACAGacttgttttcaaaaccGCCCGAATACTTCTAGCTTCCGCATACAGCGATGGCGTTAAAAAGACAATTGACATAGAAAGCCAGGTTCATACACCTCTTTCACCAAAGTCTACTCGGTATACAATGAAATGTCACTGGATTGCATCTTACTCGGATGAGTACAATTGCATCTTCCACTTTGATATAAACTCGAAAGGACTTATATATAGACAcattattgaaaatttagaaagaaagaaagcggGACATATTGCAAGAATTCCAGCGTTGGAGCCAGGCACTTTTGAGTAG
- the bet4 gene encoding Rab geranylgeranyltransferase alpha subunit Bet4 has protein sequence MHGILRVKLNEEQKRLKLEKEKTKIQEYKGLIEQFQRARQLKDYSSEKLKLTTELLDWNPETYSVWNYRREIYLSSVFPNISVNEKQDVLDKELQYVLSKMKMFPKVYWIFNHRRWCLENAPYPNWNYEMMITEKLLSADARNFHGWHYRRYVVTQIEKQGNYDLAGKELQYTSSAIATNFSNFSAWHNRTKLLEFIIKKETDPELRRQLAQKILQEELDTIHQAAFTDPDDSSIWIYHRWLMGHCNQVGAPPILSVLSTEERIQYIAQEIQLLEELHELEPENKWCCELLIEYGLLIRILSNQKTTKQEQTTWVSLIHTLQQVDPQRQGRYQYLLKKIETITNA, from the exons ATG CATGGAATATTAAGAGTAAAGTTAAATGAAGAACAGAAACGCTTGAAACTcgagaaggaaaaaaccaaaattcAAGAATACAAAGGTTTAATTGAGCAATTTCAGAGAGCC AGACAACTAAAAGACTATTCTTCTGAAAAGCTGAAGCTGACCACCGAACTTTTGGATTGGAATCCTGAAACATATAGCGTTTGGAATTACCGAAGAGAAATATACCTATCTAGcgtttttccaaatat ATCCGTCAATGAGAAGCAAGATGTGTTAGACAAGGAGTTGCAATATGTCCTttcaaagatgaaaatgtTCCCTAAAGTATATTGGATATTCAATCATAGACGCTGGTGCCTTGAAAACGCTCCGTATCCCAATTGGAATTACGAAATGATGATAActgaaaaacttttgaGTGCTGATGCTAGAAATT TTCACGGATGGCATTATAGACGATATGTTGTAACGcaaatagaaaagcaaggaaaCTATGACTTGGCGGGAAAAGAGCTGCAGTATACTTCAAGCGCGATTGCCACTAACTTTAGTAATTTCTCAGCATGGCATAACCGTACGAAGTTGCTTGAAtttattatcaaaaaagagaCTGATCCCGAGCTTCGAAGGCAATTAGCACAGAAGATTTTACAAGAAG AATTGGACACGATCCATCAAGCTGCGTTTACAGACCCGGATGATTCGAGCATATGGATTTATCATCGTTGGCTCATGGGTCATTGCAATCAGGTTGGCGCACCTCCTATCCTTTCTGTTTTATCAACAGAAGAGCGTATCCAATACATCGCTCAAGAAATCCAGCTTCTTGAGGAGCTACATGAACTGGAACCTGAAAATAAGT GGTGCTGTGAGCTTCTTATCGAGTACGGACTCTTAATTCGAATATTGTCAAATCAGAAAACTACAAAGCAAGAACAGACGACATGGGTTTCCTTAATACATACCCTTCAGCAAGTTGACCCTCAACGACAGGGACGATACCAATACCTTCTcaagaaaattgaaacCATTACGAATGCATAA